Proteins encoded within one genomic window of Zootoca vivipara chromosome 12, rZooViv1.1, whole genome shotgun sequence:
- the ENKUR gene encoding enkurin: MAAMCMEESIYNLLPYNLDKSCKAPRYVSALKTYVKDTIQQSKSPWKTIGPPKVQVPNPKDFLQKHSKEPKLPQKPGKKHQGVKRVKQFVPKLSDHPLMGIQSSKNFISTNAANVIMGVPKKPLRACVDRRQGDKYVLETSGLIPKYLKKKDYGITPKYVTKRNEEVKRAQEEYDAYVKETLRQRAMKRLSDEDRDNLLEGLKKNWEDVHHEFQSLSVEIDTLPKKHHKERLEAEMKQLEHDIQTIEKHRIIYIANK; encoded by the exons ATGGCAGCAATGTGCATGGAGGAGAGCATTTACAACCTTCTACCTTACAATCTGGATAAGTCTTGCAAGGCACCTAG ATATGTTTCGGCATTGAAAACATATGTAAAAGATACAATACAGCAAAGTAAATCACCATGGAAAACCATAGGACCACCCAAAGTCCAGGTGCCAAATCCAAAAGACTTCCTTCAGAAACATTCCAAGGAACCAAAGTTACCGCAGA aaccagGGAAAAAACATCAAGGAGTTAAGAGAGTAAAACAATTTGTGCCTAAATTGTCAGATCACCCACTCATGGGAATTCAGAGTTCAAAGAATTTCATAAGCACAAATGCAGCTAATGTCATCATGGGAGTGCCTAAGAAACCTCTTCGAGCTTGTGTTGACCGAAGACAAGGCGACAAATATGTCCTTGAAACTTCAGGACTCATTCCAAAATATCTCAAGAAAAAG GATTACGGCATTACTCCGAAATATGTAACTAAGCGAAATGAGGAAGTAAAGAGAGCTCAGGAAGAATACGATGCCTATGTCAAGGAAACTCTCAGACAAAGAGCCATGAAACGGCTCTCTGATGAAGACAGGGACAATCTTCTTGAG GGTCTCAAGAAGAATTGGGAAGATGTGCATCATGAATTTCAAAGCCTTTCCGTTGAAATAGATACACTACCAAAGAAACATCACAAAGAAAGGCTGGAAGCAGAGATGAAACAGCTGGAACATGACATTCAGACAATTGAGAAACACAGAATTATTTATATTGCAAACAAATGA
- the THNSL1 gene encoding threonine synthase-like 1: MFHVVWNRHLKLMSRIMVSDLYLKLIFSRSFALARTPWMSRHSIVGDKNIVLMGPPGAGKTTVGKIVGQKLGSCFIDVDDDVLETTWNMSVAEKLKDVGNEQFLEEEGKALLNLSASGSVVSLTGSNPMNAASMEHVKKNGVVVYLDVPTQSIMDRLQLMKVDRIVGQGPGTSLRDILQFRKQFYKKWYDVRVLCEDGITADAVAEKVLRAVKRYQDSDSDGFISTRSLRCNEKVEPKGSVKYFSDVLVEGLAPDGGLFVPEMGLPILTAGEWQHLLGASYAERAQVILERCIHPADVPASKLWEIVQVAYGQNFTCSKVAPVRHLAGNQFLLELFHGPTASFKDLSLQLMPHLFAYCIPQSCNYLILVATSGDTGSAVLDGFSRLKETDKQRIAMVTLFPQDGVSQIQKSQMVGYQEANTKVIGVRSDFDFCQSAIKHMFTDSDFTGFLTVEYGTALSAANSINWARLLPQVVYHASAYLDLVEQGIISFGNPVDVCIPTGNFGNILAAKYAQMMGIPIRKCICASNQNNVLTEFIKTGLYNIKERQLMQSLSPAVDILKSSNLERHLHLIANGDGQLVTQLFSSLENQRCFQLQEHFLGRLQQDLVADWCSEDDCLGAIRSVFDATGYILDTHTALAKVVADRLQDKTCPVIISSTAHYSKFAPAVLQALRIGEIKQTPLSQLHLLNSYNPLPPVHRGLLESLKKNEKQQYQVCAADMNVLMEHVESLIQNHFMKVF, encoded by the coding sequence atgtttCATGTGGTCTGGAATCGGCATCTAAAGCTAATGAGTCGCATCATGGTTTCTGATTTGTATTTAAAGTTGATTTTTTCAAGAAGCTTTGCCCTTGCACGGACACCATGGATGTCTAGGCATTCTATTGTCGGGGACAAGAATATTGTCCTGATGGGACCCCCTGGCGCTGGTAAAACAACAGTGGGGAAAATAGTAGGGCAGAAACTAGGCTCCTGCTTCATAGATGTGGACGACGACGTCCTTGAAACAACCTGGAACATGAGTGTGGCAGAAAAATTGAAGGATGTTGGCAACGAGCAATTTttagaagaggaaggaaaagccTTGTTAAATCTTTCAGCATCTGGAAGTGTCGTTTCCCTTACTGGCTCCAACCCAATGAATGCTGCCAGCATGGAGCATGTGAAGAAAAATGGGGTTGTGGTCTATCTGGACGTACCGACACAAAGCATCATGGATCGGTTGCAGTTGATGAAAGTAGACCGTATTGTGGGGCAGGGGCCCGGAACCTCCCTGAGAGACATCCTCCAGTTTCGGAAGCAGTTTTATAAGAAGTGGTACGATGTCCGTGTGCTTTGTGAGGATGGAATTACAGCCGACGCTGTAGCAGAGAAAGTGCTTCGTGCAGTGAAGCGGTACCAAGACTCTGACTCAGATGGCTTCATTTCCACCAGGAGTCTAAGATGCAACGAGAAGGTTGAGCCAAAAGGCTCTGTGAAATATTTCAGCGATGTTCTTGTTGAGGGACTGGCGCCCGATGGTGGGCTTTTTGTCCCTGAGATGGGGCTTCCAATACTCACTGCAGGAGAATGGCAACATCTACTAGGGGCAAGCTATGCCGAAAGAGCTCAGGTTATACTGGAAAGGTGCATACATCCTGCTGATGTGCCTGCTTCCAAGTTATGGGAAATAGTTCAGGTTGCCTATGGACAAAATTTTACCTGTTCTAAAGTTGCCCCCGTTAGGCACCTGGCAGGCAACCAGTTTCTTCTGGAGTTGTTTCATGGACCAACAGCTTCATTTAAGGATTTGTCGTTGCAGTTGATGCCCCACCTGTTTGCATATTGCATCCCCCAAAGCTGTAACTATTTGATCTTGGTAGCTACTTCTGGCGACACAGGAAGTGCCGTCCTGGATGGTTTTAGTCGGCTTAAGGAGACGGATAAACAAAGGATTGCCATGGTCACCCTCTTCCCCCAGGATGGAGTTAGCCAGATTCAGAAATCACAGATGGTCGGCTACCAGGAAGCAAACACAAAAGTAATAGGTGTCAGATCGGATTTTGATTTTTGCCAGTCTGCCATCAAGCATATGTTTACCGATTCAGATTTTACCGGCTTTCTCACTGTGGAATATGGGACAGCGTTAAGTGCAGCAAATTCTATCAACTGGGCTCGCTTGCTTCCCCAGGTGGTCTATCATGCCTCTGCCTACCTTGACCTTGTTGAGCAGGGCATCATTTCCTTTGGGAACCCTGTCGATGTCTGCATTCCCACAGGGAACTTTGGCAACATCCTAGCCGCTAAGTATGCACAAATGATGGGGATCCCTATACGGAAATGTATCTGTGCTTCCAATCAAAACAATGTCTTGACGGAATTCATAAAAACAGGCCTGTACAATATAAAGGAGAGGCAATTAATGCAAAGTCTGTCACCGGCAGTGGACATTTTGAAGTCTTCCAACCTTGAGCGACATTTGCACTTGATTGCTAATGGTGATGGGCAGCTGGTGACGCAACTGTTTAGCAGTCTGGAGAATCAGCGCTGCTTCCAGTTGCAGGAACACTTCCTGGGCAGGCTTCAGCAGGACTTGGTGGCTGATTGGTGCTCTGAGGACGACTGCCTGGGTGCCATTCGCTCTGTGTTCGACGCCACAGGCTACATTTTAGATACGCACACAGCTCTCGCAAAGGTGGTTGCAGATCGACTGCAAGATAAAACTTGCCCAGTGATCATTTCCTCTACGGCCCATTATTCCAAATTTGCACCTGCTGTCCTACAGGCATTGAGGATTGGAGAAATCAAGCAGACTCCGTTAAGTCAGCTTCACTTGTTAAACTCTTATAACCCTTTGCCTCCGGTCCACAGGGGCCTATTAGAGTCTCTGAAAAAGAACGAGAAACAGCAGTACCAGGTCTGTGCTGCTGATATGAACGTCCTCATGGAACACGTTGAATCCTTAATACAAAACCACTTCATGAAGGTTTTCTAA